Proteins encoded together in one Bradyrhizobium sp. PSBB068 window:
- a CDS encoding PilZ domain-containing protein, with the protein MGTERRRGDRVTFERGIAAHMMGIDGTWRRDCTMEDVSETGAKLTVEGSVEGLALKEFFLLLSSTGLAYRRCELAWVNGDQIGVNFLKQGDKKKKTARRGAQADV; encoded by the coding sequence ATGGGGACGGAACGTCGCAGGGGCGATCGTGTCACGTTTGAGCGCGGCATAGCCGCGCACATGATGGGCATTGACGGCACCTGGCGGCGCGACTGCACCATGGAAGACGTATCCGAGACGGGCGCCAAGCTGACCGTCGAGGGTTCGGTCGAGGGCCTCGCCCTGAAGGAGTTTTTTCTGCTGCTGTCGTCCACAGGATTGGCCTATCGCCGCTGCGAACTGGCCTGGGTCAACGGCGACCAGATTGGAGTCAACTTCCTCAAACAAGGCGACAAGAAGAAGAAAACTGCCAGACGCGGTGCGCAAGCCGACGTCTAG
- a CDS encoding nucleotidyltransferase family protein, which translates to MPVTPHKAMVLAAGLGVRMRPLTLTMPKPLVSVAGQPLLDHVLDKLAGAGVSEAVVNVHYLPDQIIEHVKTRSRPHVIISDERDQVLGTGGAVVKALPLLGDAPFFHLNADTMWIDGVRSNLARLAETFDPARMDILLLMAPTASSIGYSGRGDYSMLPDGALRKRRENQVVPFVYAGAAIMSPALFADAPAGEFSLTRMFDRANEQERLFGLRLDGVWMHVGTPDAIQAAEEAFLESVA; encoded by the coding sequence ATGCCTGTCACTCCCCACAAGGCTATGGTGCTAGCTGCGGGCCTCGGCGTGCGCATGCGCCCCTTGACCCTCACGATGCCGAAGCCGCTGGTCAGCGTCGCCGGCCAGCCGCTGCTCGACCATGTGCTCGACAAGCTCGCCGGCGCCGGCGTCAGCGAAGCGGTCGTCAACGTGCATTACCTGCCCGACCAGATCATCGAGCACGTCAAGACCCGTAGCCGCCCGCACGTGATCATCTCCGACGAGCGCGACCAGGTGCTCGGCACCGGCGGCGCGGTCGTCAAGGCGCTGCCGCTGCTCGGCGATGCGCCGTTCTTCCATCTCAATGCCGACACGATGTGGATCGACGGCGTGCGCTCCAATCTGGCGCGGCTGGCCGAAACCTTCGATCCGGCGCGGATGGATATCCTGCTGCTGATGGCGCCGACCGCCTCGAGCATCGGCTACAGCGGACGCGGCGACTATTCGATGCTGCCCGATGGCGCGCTGCGCAAGCGGCGGGAAAACCAGGTGGTGCCGTTCGTCTATGCCGGCGCCGCGATCATGTCGCCGGCGCTGTTCGCCGACGCTCCGGCCGGCGAGTTCTCGCTGACCCGGATGTTCGATCGCGCCAACGAGCAGGAGCGCCTGTTCGGCCTCCGCCTCGACGGCGTCTGGATGCATGTCGGGACCCCCGACGCGATCCAGGCCGCGGAAGAAGCCTTCCTGGAAAGCGTCGCTTAG
- a CDS encoding DUF2891 domain-containing protein yields MSEIILTEQLAVRFARIALGHVGREYPNKPDHVLAGPQDARTPRELHPVFFGSYDWHSCVHSYWMLARLLRRYPASDAADAIRALFDEQFVVEKIAAECAYLAAPTARGFKRPYGWGWLLKLAAELWRLEDTRWREQIAPLAEIFAQRFRDFLPLATYPVRVGTHFNTAFGLRMAADYAAATQDDAFSALLRDTALRWYGADQDCPAWGEPSGDDFQSSALIEAECMRRLLAPRDFLPWFDRFLPHLAQREPATLFRPAKVTDRSDGKLAHLDGLNLSRAWCWRALAGALPEGDARRPVLMEAARHHLDAGLPHIAGDYMGEHWLASFAVLAIDADG; encoded by the coding sequence ATGAGCGAGATCATTCTGACCGAACAACTCGCCGTCCGCTTCGCGCGCATCGCGCTCGGCCATGTCGGCCGCGAATATCCGAACAAGCCGGATCACGTGTTGGCAGGGCCGCAGGATGCGCGCACGCCGCGCGAATTGCATCCGGTGTTCTTCGGCAGTTACGACTGGCACTCCTGCGTCCACAGCTACTGGATGCTTGCCCGGCTGCTGCGCCGTTATCCGGCCTCCGATGCGGCAGATGCGATCCGCGCTTTGTTCGACGAACAGTTCGTCGTGGAAAAGATCGCTGCCGAGTGCGCCTATCTCGCAGCCCCGACCGCGCGCGGCTTCAAGCGGCCCTATGGATGGGGCTGGCTGTTGAAGCTCGCGGCCGAACTCTGGCGGCTCGAGGATACGCGGTGGCGCGAGCAAATTGCTCCACTCGCCGAAATCTTCGCGCAGCGCTTTCGCGATTTCCTGCCGCTCGCGACCTATCCGGTGCGGGTCGGCACCCATTTCAACACCGCGTTCGGGCTGCGCATGGCCGCCGACTACGCCGCGGCGACGCAGGACGATGCGTTCAGCGCGCTGCTGCGCGACACGGCGCTGCGCTGGTACGGCGCCGACCAGGATTGTCCTGCCTGGGGCGAGCCGAGCGGCGACGATTTTCAATCGTCCGCGCTGATCGAAGCGGAATGCATGCGCCGGCTGCTGGCGCCTCGTGACTTCCTGCCCTGGTTCGACCGCTTCCTGCCGCACCTCGCGCAGCGCGAGCCGGCAACCCTGTTCCGGCCGGCCAAGGTGACCGATCGCAGCGACGGCAAGCTTGCGCATCTCGATGGACTCAATCTCAGCCGTGCCTGGTGCTGGCGTGCGCTGGCCGGTGCATTGCCGGAGGGCGATGCCCGTCGCCCGGTTCTGATGGAAGCCGCGCGACACCATCTCGATGCCGGCCTGCCGCATATCGCCGGCGACTATATGGGCGAACACTGGCTCGCGAGTTTTGCAGTCCTCGCGATCGATGCAGATGGCTAA
- a CDS encoding LysR family transcriptional regulator, whose translation MNLATVDLNLLVAFEALMEERHVTRAAERIGLAQPSMSSALRRLRALFADELFLRAGAGMQPTERALALAGPIGEALRQIRGALAPDRGFDPATARRRITIAATDYGDLVLVPELTRLLRMEAPGIDLAVRPLTDPTVALAKLERGELDAVIGGHLPETPRCIRHRLFEERFVCIRDGARASRSERLSLEDYAGLPHALFSAAGGDGLPSVIDALLARHGLKRRLAVTLAHVVAVPFAVAGTDLIATLSERVARRFTHLADIAVVAPPIEIPAFAIDLIHTSRAADDPALRWFLDAVDRCAGRLRH comes from the coding sequence ATGAATTTAGCCACTGTCGATCTCAACCTGCTGGTCGCCTTCGAGGCGCTGATGGAGGAGCGCCACGTCACCCGCGCGGCCGAACGCATCGGCCTCGCCCAACCGTCCATGAGCAGCGCGTTGCGGAGGCTGCGCGCGCTGTTTGCGGACGAATTGTTCCTGCGCGCCGGGGCCGGCATGCAGCCGACCGAGAGGGCGCTGGCACTGGCGGGCCCGATCGGCGAGGCACTGCGGCAGATCCGGGGCGCGCTGGCGCCTGACCGGGGCTTTGATCCGGCCACCGCGCGGCGGCGCATCACGATCGCTGCGACCGATTACGGCGATCTCGTCCTGGTGCCGGAACTGACCCGTCTGTTGCGCATGGAAGCACCAGGCATCGATCTTGCCGTGCGTCCGCTCACCGATCCGACCGTGGCGCTGGCCAAGCTGGAGCGCGGTGAACTCGATGCGGTGATCGGCGGCCATCTGCCGGAGACGCCGCGCTGTATCCGGCACCGGCTGTTCGAGGAACGCTTTGTCTGCATCCGCGACGGCGCGCGCGCGAGCCGATCGGAACGCCTGAGCCTGGAAGACTATGCCGGCCTCCCGCACGCGCTGTTCTCGGCGGCGGGCGGCGACGGCCTGCCGAGCGTGATCGATGCGCTGCTGGCGCGCCACGGGCTGAAGCGGCGGCTGGCCGTGACGCTTGCGCATGTGGTGGCCGTTCCGTTCGCCGTGGCCGGCACCGATCTCATAGCCACGCTGTCCGAACGCGTCGCCCGGCGCTTCACGCATCTCGCCGACATCGCCGTCGTCGCGCCGCCGATCGAGATTCCCGCCTTCGCGATCGACCTGATCCATACCAGCCGTGCCGCTGACGATCCGGCGCTGCGCTGGTTCCTGGATGCCGTCGATCGCTGCGCCGGCCGGCTGCGACATTGA
- the addB gene encoding double-strand break repair protein AddB, which yields MRVFSVPVSAPFLRTVIAALVDGRLVAGFEARNDPAKLANATLYLPTRRAGRLAREIFLDVLDSDAAVLPRIIALGEIDEDELAFADQGDEVGGAAPLEIPPRLGELERRLTLAHLVAAWAKTPVSAPLVVGGPASTLQLAGDLARLMDDMVTRGVDWRALDRLVPDQLDKYWQHSLDFLRIARDAWPNYLKEIGRIEPAARRDLLIEAEAARLTAHPTGPVIAAGSTGSMPATAKFLHAVAKLPNGAVVLPGLDTDLDEESWDTIGGERGDDGRFTLPPSSNHPQFAMHALLDRFGIKRRDVESLAEPAPQGREVLVSETMRPSTATAQWHDRLERPEIVARISAGMTNLTVVEAPNPEMEALAIAVAMREARHLGKSAALVTPDRALARRVMASLTRWKLEFDDSGGDALMETPAGVFARLTAEAAAKGLEPPTLLALLKHPLFRLGGSHGALKRAIEVLEIALLRGTRPQPGTGGLARDFARFRAELVKLHGGETSSLHAMEPRARLRDNELNQAEGLITRLQAALAPLEGMAASKPYDFAELAARHREALIALSADQNDVAIVFEERAGASLASAFDELLARQQPSGLMTPLSDYPEVFQTAFADRMVRRPESARAQLNIFGQLEARLTESDRVILGGLVEGVWPPAPRIDPWLSRPMRHELGLDLPERRIGLSAHDFAQLLGHDEVILTHAAKVGGAPAVASRFLHRLEAVAGEARWKAATSAGETYVKYAAELDQPDKVEPMPQPEPRPPREARPLKMSVTAIEDWLRDPYTIYARYILRLDPLDPVDMPLSAADRGSAIHESLGEFTQTYADALPDDIKSALRDIGAKHFKPLMERPEARALWWPRFQRIAAWFAEWEQARRGSIDAIKAEIRGEIGIPLDDARTFVLSARADRIERRDDGSFAILDYKTGQPPTGKQVRMGLSPQLTLEAAILREGGFAGIPADASVGDLVYVRLSGNNPPGEQRSLELKIKTSDTPQPPDEAADTARRKLEALIRAFDDEQQPYTSLNLSMWANRYGAYDDLARIKEWSAAGGLGIEEW from the coding sequence ATGCGCGTTTTCAGCGTTCCCGTTTCCGCGCCGTTCCTGCGCACCGTCATCGCGGCGCTGGTCGACGGCCGCCTGGTGGCGGGATTCGAGGCGCGCAACGATCCCGCCAAGCTCGCCAACGCCACACTGTATCTGCCGACCCGCCGCGCCGGACGGCTGGCGCGCGAAATCTTCCTCGACGTGCTCGATTCCGACGCCGCTGTGCTGCCGCGCATCATAGCGCTCGGCGAGATCGACGAGGACGAGCTCGCCTTCGCCGACCAGGGCGACGAGGTCGGCGGCGCCGCGCCGCTGGAGATTCCGCCCCGGCTCGGCGAGCTGGAGCGACGGCTGACCCTGGCGCATCTGGTCGCGGCCTGGGCGAAGACGCCGGTGTCAGCGCCGCTGGTGGTCGGCGGCCCGGCCTCGACCTTGCAGCTCGCCGGCGACCTGGCGCGGCTGATGGACGACATGGTGACGCGCGGCGTCGACTGGCGCGCGCTCGACCGCCTGGTGCCGGACCAGCTCGACAAATACTGGCAGCATTCGCTCGACTTCCTGCGCATCGCGCGCGACGCCTGGCCGAATTATCTGAAGGAGATCGGCCGGATCGAACCCGCGGCACGGCGCGATCTCCTGATCGAGGCGGAAGCGGCGCGGCTGACCGCGCATCCCACGGGCCCGGTGATCGCCGCCGGTTCGACCGGCTCGATGCCGGCCACGGCGAAATTCCTGCACGCGGTGGCGAAGCTGCCGAACGGCGCCGTGGTGCTGCCCGGGCTTGACACCGATCTCGACGAAGAGTCCTGGGATACGATCGGCGGCGAGCGCGGCGACGACGGTCGCTTCACCCTGCCGCCGTCGTCGAACCATCCGCAGTTCGCGATGCACGCCCTGCTCGATCGCTTCGGCATCAAGCGCCGCGACGTCGAGAGCCTCGCCGAGCCGGCACCGCAGGGGCGCGAGGTGCTGGTGTCGGAGACGATGCGTCCGTCGACCGCCACGGCACAATGGCATGACCGGCTGGAGCGGCCCGAGATCGTGGCGCGGATTTCCGCCGGGATGACCAATCTCACCGTGGTCGAGGCGCCCAATCCGGAAATGGAGGCGCTGGCAATCGCGGTCGCGATGCGCGAGGCGCGGCATCTCGGCAAATCGGCCGCGCTGGTGACGCCGGATCGCGCGCTGGCACGCCGCGTGATGGCCTCGCTGACCCGCTGGAAGCTGGAGTTCGATGATTCCGGCGGCGACGCTCTGATGGAAACGCCGGCCGGCGTGTTCGCCCGCCTCACCGCGGAGGCCGCCGCCAAGGGGCTGGAGCCGCCGACGCTGCTCGCGCTGCTCAAGCATCCGCTGTTCCGGCTCGGCGGCTCGCATGGCGCGCTGAAGCGCGCGATCGAGGTGCTGGAGATCGCGCTGCTGCGCGGCACGCGGCCGCAACCAGGGACCGGCGGGCTTGCGCGCGACTTCGCCCGCTTCCGCGCCGAGCTGGTCAAGCTGCACGGCGGCGAGACCTCGTCGCTGCATGCCATGGAGCCGCGCGCCCGGCTGCGCGACAACGAGCTCAATCAGGCCGAGGGCCTGATAACCCGATTGCAGGCGGCGCTGGCGCCGCTGGAAGGCATGGCCGCGTCAAAGCCGTATGATTTTGCCGAGCTGGCGGCGCGCCACCGCGAGGCGCTGATCGCGCTGTCGGCCGATCAGAACGACGTCGCCATCGTGTTCGAGGAACGCGCCGGTGCGTCGCTGGCGTCTGCCTTCGACGAGCTGCTCGCCAGGCAGCAGCCGAGCGGGCTGATGACGCCGCTGTCGGATTATCCCGAGGTGTTCCAGACCGCGTTCGCCGACCGCATGGTGCGGCGGCCGGAATCGGCGCGCGCGCAGCTCAACATCTTCGGCCAGCTCGAGGCGCGTCTGACCGAATCCGATCGCGTGATCCTCGGCGGCCTGGTCGAGGGTGTCTGGCCGCCGGCGCCGCGGATCGATCCGTGGCTGAGCCGGCCGATGCGGCACGAGCTCGGGCTCGATCTTCCCGAGCGACGCATCGGCCTGTCCGCACACGACTTCGCGCAGCTGCTCGGCCATGACGAGGTGATCCTCACCCATGCCGCCAAGGTCGGCGGCGCGCCGGCGGTCGCCTCGCGCTTCCTGCACCGGCTCGAAGCAGTCGCGGGCGAAGCGCGCTGGAAGGCCGCTACATCGGCCGGCGAGACTTATGTGAAATATGCCGCCGAGCTCGACCAGCCCGACAAGGTCGAGCCGATGCCGCAGCCGGAGCCGCGGCCGCCGCGCGAGGCGCGGCCGCTGAAGATGTCGGTCACCGCGATCGAGGACTGGTTGCGCGATCCCTACACGATCTACGCGCGCTACATCCTCAGGCTCGATCCGCTCGACCCGGTCGACATGCCGCTGTCGGCGGCCGATCGCGGCTCGGCAATCCACGAATCGCTCGGCGAGTTCACGCAAACCTATGCCGACGCGCTGCCCGACGACATCAAGAGCGCGCTGCGCGATATCGGAGCCAAGCATTTCAAGCCGCTGATGGAACGGCCCGAAGCGCGCGCGCTGTGGTGGCCGCGCTTCCAGCGCATCGCGGCGTGGTTTGCCGAATGGGAACAGGCGCGGCGCGGCAGCATCGACGCCATCAAGGCCGAGATCCGCGGCGAGATCGGCATTCCGCTCGACGACGCCAGGACATTCGTGCTCTCCGCGCGCGCCGATCGCATCGAGCGGCGCGACGACGGCAGCTTTGCGATCCTCGACTACAAGACCGGCCAGCCGCCGACCGGCAAGCAGGTGCGCATGGGCCTGTCGCCGCAGCTGACGCTGGAGGCCGCGATCCTGCGCGAGGGCGGCTTCGCCGGGATTCCGGCGGACGCCTCGGTCGGCGACCTCGTCTATGTCAGGCTGAGCGGCAACAATCCGCCGGGCGAGCAGCGTTCGCTGGAATTGAAGATCAAGACCAGCGACACGCCGCAGCCGCCCGACGAAGCCGCCGACACTGCGCGGCGCAAGCTCGAAGCGCTGATCCGCGCCTTCGACGACGAGCAGCAGCCCTACACCTCGCTGAACCTCTCGATGTGGGCGAACCGCTACGGCGCCTATGACGACCTTGCGCGGATCAAGGAATGGTCCGCTGCAGGCGGATTGGGGATCGAGGAATGGTGA
- the addA gene encoding double-strand break repair helicase AddA, whose product MVKAPRPIPPAVRDAQARASDPKASTFVSANAGSGKTHVLVQRVIRLLLSGVPPEKILCITFTKAAAANMAERVFTTLGHWVTLDDAGLDAAIREAGIAHPSASLRREARKLFACALETPGGLKVQTIHALCTRLLQQFPFEANVPARFAVLDDRDQNEMMERANLAVFLEASRIPDSPIGRALRTAMANAADVTFKEVVREACLSRDHFMAWTDAAGNATAAAAQMSAALGVSADDRIEDVEREIVDGPNLPRSSWKEMATLLDTSSKADQKQAERLRAALTFTGAAQVDEYLGVFLTDDRAPRASVITNSFIKKNPVAGNRFDAEIDRLGPLIERRRAVVARDRTEALIHIATAAAAHYRREKLERGLLDYDDLIDKTLAMLDRVSSGWVHYKLDRGVDHVLIDEAQDTSPRQWDIVAHIISEFTSGAGARDGLVRTVFAVGDEKQSIFSFQGAAPREFDLRRRELRRRFEEAGLKFDPVSFTYSFRSGPVILHSVDHVFREQEIFRSIHAVENGYPIHNAMTDAGPSLIELWDLAVADDRQDIEGWRAPFDGVAVTSPEVKLARRIQAEIKRLVTSGTMTGSAGGRRPLRYGDMLILVRRRGNAFDAVIQALKHAGIPVAGADRLKLTEHIAIIDLMNLADALLLPQDDLALAVALKSPLFGLDDDDLFKLAYQRRGSLREALTAQAPTDERFSAALQRLEECERRFTQETPFAFYAWLLGGDGGRARMLRRLGHEANDALDEFLELALGYERKAPASLQGFVAWLRAADTEVKRDMEISRDEVRVMTVHGAKGLEASVVFLVDTTTSPSDTQRLRLIHLPQGNAAPNAPGVVVWAGKKAEDPPAVADARKAMLGDTEDEYRRLLYVAMTRAADRLIVGGCMPGNMSTVRKSSWYDLITRGLANAGLKLEEEETPAGKVMRYSRPDDIADLSGPAAPTEAAPVALPSWLREAAAPEASAAGVLRPSDPSDGDSHPIRSGESVQLRARALQRGTLVHRLLQSLPEIALERRLGAALGYLARNADGWSEDERAALARQVVALTVDLRFAPVFAPGSRAEVSIVGRLERPGLPKALVSGQIDRLVVTPNEVLIVDFKTNNAPPRTAADAPKGYIRQLALYRAVLAKLYPQRIIHAALLWTETPEMMEISASALDAGLA is encoded by the coding sequence ATGGTGAAGGCCCCACGTCCGATCCCGCCGGCCGTGCGCGATGCGCAGGCACGCGCGTCCGATCCGAAGGCATCGACCTTCGTGTCGGCCAATGCCGGCTCGGGCAAGACCCATGTGCTGGTGCAGCGCGTGATCCGCCTTTTGCTGTCAGGCGTGCCCCCGGAGAAGATCCTCTGCATCACCTTCACCAAGGCCGCCGCGGCCAACATGGCGGAGCGCGTGTTCACGACGCTCGGCCATTGGGTGACGCTCGATGACGCCGGGCTCGATGCCGCGATCCGCGAGGCCGGCATCGCGCATCCATCCGCTTCGCTGCGGCGCGAGGCGCGAAAACTGTTTGCCTGCGCGCTGGAGACGCCCGGCGGTCTGAAGGTGCAGACCATCCACGCGTTGTGCACCCGTCTGCTGCAACAGTTCCCGTTCGAGGCCAACGTGCCGGCGCGCTTCGCCGTGCTCGACGACCGCGACCAGAACGAGATGATGGAACGCGCCAATCTAGCGGTGTTCCTGGAGGCGTCGCGGATTCCCGACAGTCCGATCGGCCGCGCGCTGCGGACCGCGATGGCGAATGCCGCCGACGTCACCTTCAAGGAGGTGGTCCGAGAGGCCTGCCTCAGCCGCGACCATTTCATGGCCTGGACCGATGCCGCCGGCAACGCCACCGCCGCCGCCGCGCAGATGTCGGCCGCGCTCGGCGTCTCCGCTGATGATCGCATCGAGGATGTCGAACGCGAGATCGTCGACGGGCCGAACCTGCCGCGGTCGAGCTGGAAGGAGATGGCAACGCTGCTCGACACCAGCAGCAAGGCGGATCAGAAGCAGGCCGAGCGGCTGCGGGCGGCGCTGACCTTCACCGGTGCAGCTCAAGTGGACGAATATCTCGGCGTGTTCCTGACCGATGACCGCGCGCCGCGCGCCTCCGTCATCACCAACAGTTTCATCAAGAAGAATCCGGTCGCAGGCAACAGGTTCGATGCAGAGATCGACCGGCTCGGTCCGCTGATCGAACGCCGACGCGCCGTGGTGGCGCGCGACCGCACCGAGGCGCTGATCCACATCGCCACGGCAGCGGCTGCGCACTACCGGCGCGAGAAGCTGGAACGCGGCCTGCTCGACTATGACGATCTGATCGACAAGACGCTTGCGATGCTCGACCGGGTCTCCTCCGGCTGGGTGCACTACAAGCTCGACCGCGGCGTCGATCACGTGCTGATCGACGAGGCGCAGGACACCAGCCCGCGGCAGTGGGACATCGTCGCCCACATCATCTCGGAATTCACCTCCGGCGCCGGCGCGCGCGACGGCCTGGTGCGCACGGTGTTCGCGGTTGGTGACGAGAAGCAGTCGATCTTCTCGTTCCAGGGCGCGGCGCCCCGTGAGTTCGATCTGCGCCGCCGCGAGCTGAGGCGGCGGTTCGAGGAGGCCGGGCTGAAATTCGATCCGGTGTCGTTCACCTATTCGTTCCGCTCGGGACCGGTGATCCTGCATTCGGTCGACCATGTGTTCCGCGAGCAAGAGATCTTCCGCAGCATCCATGCGGTCGAGAACGGTTATCCGATCCACAATGCGATGACTGACGCCGGCCCCAGCCTGATCGAGCTGTGGGATCTCGCGGTTGCCGACGACCGCCAGGACATCGAGGGCTGGCGCGCGCCGTTCGACGGCGTCGCGGTGACCAGCCCCGAGGTGAAGCTGGCACGGCGCATCCAGGCCGAGATCAAGCGCTTGGTCACCAGCGGCACCATGACCGGGAGCGCCGGTGGACGACGGCCATTGCGTTACGGCGACATGCTGATCCTGGTGCGGCGGCGCGGCAACGCCTTCGACGCGGTGATCCAGGCGCTGAAGCACGCGGGCATTCCGGTCGCCGGCGCCGACCGGCTGAAGCTGACCGAGCACATCGCGATCATCGACCTGATGAACCTTGCCGACGCGCTGCTGCTGCCGCAGGACGACCTCGCGCTCGCGGTGGCGCTGAAGAGCCCGCTGTTCGGGCTCGACGACGACGATCTGTTCAAGCTCGCTTATCAGCGCCGCGGCTCGCTGCGCGAAGCACTGACCGCGCAGGCGCCGACCGACGAGCGTTTTTCGGCGGCGCTGCAGCGCCTGGAAGAGTGCGAGCGCCGCTTCACCCAGGAGACGCCGTTCGCGTTCTACGCCTGGCTGCTCGGCGGCGACGGCGGGCGGGCGCGCATGCTGCGCCGGCTCGGCCACGAGGCCAATGACGCGCTCGACGAATTCCTCGAACTGGCGCTGGGCTATGAGCGCAAGGCGCCGGCCTCGCTGCAGGGCTTCGTCGCCTGGCTGCGCGCCGCCGACACCGAGGTGAAGCGCGACATGGAGATCTCGCGCGACGAGGTGCGCGTGATGACCGTGCACGGCGCCAAGGGCCTCGAGGCATCGGTGGTGTTCCTGGTCGACACCACGACCTCGCCGTCGGACACCCAGCGGCTGCGGCTGATCCATCTGCCGCAGGGCAATGCCGCGCCGAACGCGCCCGGCGTCGTGGTGTGGGCCGGCAAGAAGGCCGAGGATCCGCCCGCCGTCGCCGATGCGCGCAAGGCGATGCTCGGCGACACCGAGGACGAATATCGCCGCCTGCTCTATGTCGCGATGACCCGTGCCGCCGACCGGCTGATCGTCGGCGGCTGCATGCCCGGCAACATGAGCACGGTGCGGAAATCCTCCTGGTACGATCTGATCACCAGGGGGCTCGCCAATGCCGGGCTCAAGCTCGAGGAAGAGGAGACGCCGGCCGGCAAGGTGATGCGCTATTCACGGCCGGATGACATCGCGGATCTCTCGGGCCCGGCCGCGCCAACGGAAGCGGCCCCGGTCGCGCTGCCGTCCTGGCTTCGTGAAGCGGCCGCACCCGAAGCCTCAGCCGCGGGCGTGCTGCGCCCGTCCGATCCGTCCGACGGCGACAGCCATCCGATACGATCCGGCGAATCGGTGCAGCTGCGCGCCCGCGCCCTGCAACGCGGCACGCTGGTGCATCGCCTGCTGCAATCGCTGCCCGAAATCGCGCTGGAACGGCGGCTCGGCGCGGCGCTCGGTTATCTTGCGCGCAACGCCGATGGCTGGAGCGAAGACGAACGCGCGGCGCTGGCCCGGCAGGTGGTCGCCCTGACCGTCGACCTGCGCTTCGCGCCGGTATTTGCCCCCGGCAGCCGTGCCGAAGTGTCGATCGTCGGCCGGCTGGAGCGGCCGGGCCTGCCGAAGGCGCTGGTCTCCGGCCAGATCGACCGGCTGGTGGTGACGCCGAACGAGGTCCTGATCGTCGATTTCAAGACCAACAACGCCCCGCCAAGGACCGCCGCCGACGCCCCCAAGGGTTATATCCGGCAGCTCGCGCTGTACCGCGCGGTGCTGGCGAAACTTTATCCCCAAAGGATCATCCACGCCGCCCTGCTCTGGACCGAAACCCCTGAAATGATGGAGATTTCCGCCTCCGCGCTGGACGCCGGGCTGGCATAA
- the trxA gene encoding thioredoxin, with protein sequence MAVGKVSDADFEAEVLKATGPVVVDFWAEWCGPCRMIAPALDEISGAMGDKVKIVKLNVDESPKTASKYGVMSIPTLMIFKGGEMASRQVGAAPKAKLQQWITAAV encoded by the coding sequence ATGGCCGTTGGCAAGGTTTCTGACGCCGATTTCGAAGCCGAAGTGCTCAAGGCGACCGGGCCGGTGGTCGTCGACTTCTGGGCCGAATGGTGCGGCCCCTGCCGCATGATCGCGCCCGCTCTCGATGAGATTTCCGGCGCGATGGGCGACAAGGTCAAGATCGTCAAGCTCAACGTCGACGAGAGCCCGAAGACCGCGTCGAAGTATGGCGTGATGTCGATCCCCACCCTGATGATCTTCAAGGGCGGCGAGATGGCGTCGCGTCAGGTCGGCGCCGCGCCGAAGGCCAAGCTGCAGCAGTGGATCACCGCTGCGGTCTGA
- a CDS encoding metallophosphoesterase family protein, translating to MRFAAIADIHGNHLALEAVLSDIRAQGISDIVDLGDMVSGPLDAQPTIDMLMALDAVHLLGNHDRYLIDRPHEKMGAWERLVHTQLEQRHFDWLRTLPANAVYRDAVFLCHATPQDDETYWLDTVLPGGEVCISSPGSIEARAAGIAQSLILCAHTHTARAVRLRDGRLIVNPGSVGSPGYRDVHPYPHVVEAGSPDARYAILERVGGDWDVTFRHIPYDHEAMAALARRNGEAELASALATGWIR from the coding sequence ATGCGTTTTGCTGCGATCGCCGACATCCACGGCAATCATCTCGCGCTCGAAGCCGTACTGTCGGACATCCGCGCCCAAGGGATTTCCGACATCGTCGATCTCGGCGACATGGTCAGCGGACCGCTCGACGCGCAGCCGACCATCGATATGCTGATGGCGCTCGATGCGGTCCATCTGCTCGGCAATCACGACCGCTATCTGATCGACCGCCCGCATGAGAAAATGGGCGCATGGGAGCGGCTGGTCCATACCCAGCTCGAGCAGCGGCATTTCGACTGGCTGCGCACGCTGCCGGCCAATGCGGTCTATCGCGACGCGGTGTTCCTCTGTCACGCAACGCCGCAGGATGACGAGACCTATTGGCTCGACACGGTGCTGCCGGGCGGCGAGGTGTGCATCTCTTCGCCCGGATCAATCGAGGCGAGGGCCGCAGGCATTGCGCAGTCGCTGATCCTTTGCGCCCATACGCATACCGCGCGCGCCGTGCGGCTTCGCGACGGGAGGCTGATCGTGAATCCCGGCAGCGTCGGCTCGCCCGGCTATCGCGACGTCCATCCGTATCCGCATGTGGTCGAAGCCGGCTCACCCGACGCGCGCTACGCGATCCTCGAAAGGGTTGGTGGCGACTGGGATGTCACCTTCCGCCACATCCCCTACGACCACGAAGCGATGGCGGCGCTGGCGCGGCGCAATGGCGAGGCCGAGCTCGCCTCGGCGCTCGCGACCGGATGGATCAGGTAA